One genomic window of Candidatus Auribacterota bacterium includes the following:
- a CDS encoding exosortase system-associated protein, TIGR04073 family: MSVIRVLCAGILLVVLSAVAFAGYWDDVSHKADRGFSNVLGCWLELPYQPYAMCKEKGIMRGAPMGVGKGIIMVPLRVLSGAADLATFPMPLPKTEWNGLVQPEYNPWVEAPEGPLQQKPPDAPPPPAQEQPIQAQ; the protein is encoded by the coding sequence ATGAGTGTGATACGTGTATTATGCGCGGGGATCCTGCTCGTGGTGCTGAGCGCGGTTGCGTTTGCCGGTTACTGGGACGATGTCAGCCATAAGGCGGACAGGGGATTCTCCAACGTGCTGGGCTGCTGGCTGGAACTTCCCTACCAGCCGTACGCGATGTGTAAGGAAAAGGGCATCATGCGGGGAGCCCCGATGGGAGTGGGGAAGGGAATCATCATGGTGCCGCTGCGTGTCCTCTCGGGCGCGGCGGACCTTGCAACCTTCCCCATGCCGTTGCCGAAAACAGAATGGAATGGATTGGTTCAGCCCGAGTACAATCCGTGGGTCGAGGCGCCGGAGGGGCCATTGCAGCAGAAGCCGCCTGATGCCCCGCCCCCACCCGCACAGGAGCAACCCATTCAGGCGCAGTGA
- the prfB gene encoding peptide chain release factor 2 (programmed frameshift), producing MLDELIDRQMRLIDGLQKLETTFDVPGKRKEISGLEEKIGRSGFWSDQAGARTVTETLSRIKETVGCWEKISKEAEDIGVFLELIRAEGDESSAPELAKDLERVEGEYRELELKSMLADPHDQAGAIMMIHAGAGGTESCDWVAMLLRMYRRWAEQRGCAVEVLDMTPGEEAGFRSVTLSVRGAYAYGYLKAERGVHRLVRISPFDSNKRRHTSFASADVVPEVEGEQEIEIKDEDLRIDTFRAHGAGGQHVNKTDSAVRITHFPTGIVVQCQNERSQYKNRVTAMRVLTARVAEHFRRIKEEELAKERGEKQEIAWGSQIRSYVFQPYQMVKDHRTRHETGNVQAVMDGEIQPFIEAYLRHSGE from the exons ATGCTTGACGAACTGATCGACCGGCAAATGCGGCTCATTGATGGCCTGCAGAAGCTC GAGACTACCTTTGACGTCCCCGGCAAGCGGAAGGAGATTTCCGGCCTCGAGGAGAAGATAGGCAGGTCGGGTTTCTGGAGCGACCAGGCCGGCGCACGGACCGTCACCGAAACGCTCAGCAGGATCAAGGAGACAGTCGGGTGCTGGGAGAAGATCAGCAAGGAAGCGGAGGACATCGGCGTATTCCTCGAACTCATCAGGGCTGAGGGGGACGAGAGCTCCGCCCCAGAACTGGCGAAGGACCTCGAGCGCGTCGAAGGCGAGTACCGCGAGCTCGAGCTCAAGTCGATGCTGGCTGACCCGCACGACCAGGCGGGGGCGATCATGATGATCCACGCGGGGGCCGGCGGCACCGAGTCCTGCGACTGGGTCGCGATGTTGCTTCGGATGTACCGGCGGTGGGCGGAGCAGCGCGGGTGCGCGGTGGAGGTCCTCGACATGACCCCGGGCGAGGAGGCCGGATTCCGCAGCGTCACGCTGTCCGTCAGGGGAGCCTACGCCTATGGCTACCTTAAGGCGGAGCGCGGCGTTCACCGGCTCGTGCGGATTTCCCCGTTCGACTCGAATAAGCGGCGGCACACCTCGTTCGCATCGGCGGACGTGGTGCCGGAGGTGGAGGGAGAGCAGGAGATCGAGATCAAGGACGAGGATCTGAGGATCGACACCTTCCGCGCCCACGGGGCGGGCGGCCAGCACGTGAACAAGACGGACTCCGCCGTCCGCATCACGCACTTCCCGACCGGGATCGTCGTGCAGTGCCAGAACGAGCGCTCGCAGTACAAGAACCGCGTGACCGCGATGCGCGTGCTCACCGCGCGCGTGGCGGAGCACTTCCGGCGGATCAAAGAGGAGGAACTTGCAAAGGAGCGGGGGGAGAAACAGGAAATTGCCTGGGGAAGCCAGATCCGCTCCTACGTCTTCCAGCCCTACCAGATGGTCAAGGACCACCGGACCAGGCATGAAACAGGCAATGTGCAGGCGGTCATGGATGGAGAGATCCAGCCGTTTATCGAGGCGTACCTCAGACACAGTGGAGAGTGA